The proteins below are encoded in one region of Oryzias melastigma strain HK-1 linkage group LG9, ASM292280v2, whole genome shotgun sequence:
- the LOC112148014 gene encoding UDP-glucuronosyltransferase 2A1 isoform X2, producing the protein MELRLVLLLLCMTSSASGGNILVWYTEASHWINMKPLLETLVERGHNVTVLIPSSSMFMSSKEPSRFHYLPFNVSVSLEVLENFLQDFLHFTIYEMDYMNSFQIYQKFIHLLKFNIEMSLKLLDGVVKSQSIMKTLKEGNFDLLLSDPIYPGSDLVADILGLPVVFSLRFSLVNNWERYCGQLPAPPSFVPASMSKLTDKMDFSDRVWNFLFYALNDVVQEQYFWARIDKYYSEVRGTPTNACQMMGRADIWLMRTYWDFEFPRPFLPNFKFVGGIHCRPAKPLPKDMEEFVQSSGDAGIVVFTLGSMIKNITASKANMIASALAQIPQKVVWRYSGKKPETLGPNTKLFDWIPQNDLLGHPKTRAFITHGGTNGIYEAIYHGVPMVGIPMFGDQPDNMNHMKAKGAAEILNLNFMTTEELRDTINTVVTDKSYKENAMRLSGIHHDRPMSARDEAVFWIEFTMRNKGAKHLRVHSHQLTWYQYHSLDVLAAFLCLDLLLVFMLIRTCRFCLRRCCSSRAAKTKAE; encoded by the exons ATGGAGCTGCGTCTCGTCCTGCTGCTTCTCTGCATGACGTCCAGCGCTTCTGGAGGAAACATCTTGGTGTGGTACACTGAAGCTAGCCACTGGATAAACATGAAGCCGCTCCTGGAGACGCTGGTTGAGCGAGGACACAACGTGACCGTCCTGATCCCGAGCTCATCCATGTTCATGAGCAGCAAGGAGCCGTCACGCTTCCACTACCTACCGTTCAACGTCTCCGTTTCACTCGAG GTCTTGGAGAACTTCCTCCAGGACTTTCTACACTTCACCATTTACGAGATGGATTACATGAACTCCTTCCAGATCTACCAGAAGTTTATTCATCTTTTGAAGTTCAACATCGAGATGTCCCTCAAACTGTTAGACGGCGTGGTGAAATCACAGAGCATAATGAAGACGCTGAAGGAGGGAAACTTTGACCTTCTCCTGTCTGACCCCATCTATCCGGGCAGTGACTTGGTCGCTGACATTCTAGGACTTCCTGTGGTCTTTTCCTTACGTTTCAGTTTGGTCAATAACTGGGAAAGATACTGCGGCCAGCTTCCCGCTCCCCCCTCCTTCGTACCCGCCAGTATGAGCAAACTGACGGACAAGATGGACTTCTCCGACAGAGTGTGGAACTTCCTCTTCTATGCTTTGAATGATGTCGTCCAAGAACAATATTTCTGGGCCCGGATAGATAAATATTACTCTGAGGTCAGAG GAACCCCCACCAACGCCTGCCAGATGATGGGCAGAGCAGACATCTGGTTGATGAGAACATACTGGGACTTTGAGTTCCCTCGTCCGTTTCTCCCCAACTTCAAGTTTGTTGGTGGGATCCACTGCCGACCTGCCAAACCTTTACCAAAG GACATGGAAGAATTTGTCCAGAGTTCTGGAGACGCCGGCATTGTGGTCTTCACGTTGGGATCCATGATCAAGAACATCACGGCATCGAAGGCGAACATGATCGCTTCAGCCCTCGCTCAGATTCCTCAGAAG GTTGTGTGGAGATACAGCGGCAAGAAACCAGAAACTTTGGGTCCCAACACCAAACTCTTTGACTGGATTCCTCAGAATGATCTACTGG GTCATCCAAAGACCAGAGCGTTCATCACCCACGGTGGCACCAACGGCATCTATGAGGCCATCTACCACGGCGTCCCTATGGTGGGCATCCCCATGTTCGGCGACCAGCCCGACAACATGAACCACATGAAGGCCAAAGGAGCCGCGGAGATCCTCAACCTGAACTTCATGACCACCGAGGAGCTCAGAGACACCATCAACACGGTGGTCACCGATAAATC CTACAAAGAAAACGCCATGCGGCTGTCCGGGATCCATCACGACAGACCCATGAGCGCTCGGGACGAGGCCGTCTTCTGGATCGAGTTCACCATGAGAAACAAAGGAGCCAAACATCTACGGGTCCACTCCCACCAGCTCACCTGGTACCAGTACCACAGCCTGGACGTGCTGGCCGCCTTCCTCTGCTTAgacctcctcctcgtcttcatgCTCATCAGGACCTGCAGGTTCTGTCTCAGGagatgctgcagcagcagagcagcaaaGACGAAGGCGGAGTGA
- the LOC112148014 gene encoding UDP-glucuronosyltransferase 2A2 isoform X3, which translates to MELRLVLLLLCMTSSASGGNILVWYTEASHWINMKPLLETLVERGHNVTVLIPSSSMFMSSKEPSRFHYLPFNVSVSLEVLENFLDELLHFTMYEMDYMNSFQIYKKFIDLMDFDLTCSLNLLDGVVKSESIMKTLKEGNFDLLLSDPIYPGSDLVADILGLPVVFSLRFSLVNNWERYCGQLPAPPSFVPGSMSKLTDKMDFSDRVWNFLFYALNDVVQEQYFWARIDKYYSEVRGTPTNGCQLMGKADIWLIRTYWDFEFPRPFLPNFKFVGGIHCRPAKPLPKDMEEFVQSSGDAGIVVFTLGSMIKNITISKANMIASALAQIPQKVVWRYSGEKPETLGSNTKLFDWIPQNDLLGHPKTRAFITHGGTNGIYEAIYHGVPMVGIPMFGDQPDNMNHMKAKGAAEILNLNFMTTEELRDTINTVVTDKSYKENAMRLSGIHHDRPMSARDEAVFWIEFTMRNKGAKHLRVHSHQLTWYQYHSLDVLAAFLCLDLLLVFMLIRTCRFCLRRCCSSRAAKTKAE; encoded by the exons ATGGAGCTGCGTCTCGTCCTGCTGCTTCTCTGCATGACGTCCAGCGCTTCTGGAGGAAACATCTTGGTGTGGTACACTGAAGCTAGCCACTGGATAAACATGAAGCCGCTCCTGGAGACGCTGGTTGAGCGAGGACACAACGTGACCGTCCTGATCCCGAGCTCATCCATGTTCATGAGCAGCAAGGAGCCGTCACGCTTCCACTACCTACCGTTCAACGTCTCCGTTTCACTCGAGGTCTTGGAGAACTTCCTGGATGAACTGTTACACTTCACCATGTATGAGATGGATTACATGAACTCCTTCCAGATCTACAAGAAATTCATCGATCTTATGGACTTTGATTTAACCTGCTCCCTCAACCTGTTAGACGGCGTGGTGAAATCAGAGAGCATAATGAAGACGCTGAAGGAGGGAAACTTTGACCTTCTCCTGTCTGACCCCATCTATCCGGGCAGTGACTTGGTCGCTGACATTCTAGGACTTCCTGTGGTCTTTTCCTTACGTTTCAGTTTGGTCAATAACTGGGAAAGATACTGCGGTCAGCTTCCCGCTCCCCCCTCCTTCGTACCTGGCAGTATGAGCAAACTGACGGACAAGATGGACTTCTCCGACAGAGTGTGGAACTTCCTCTTCTATGCTTTGAATGATGTCGTCCAAGAACAATATTTCTGGGCCCGGATAGATAAATATTACTCTGAGGTCAGAG GAACCCCCACCAACGGCTGCCAGTTGATGGGCAAAGCAGATATCTGGTTGATACGAACATACTGGGACTTTGAGTTCCCTCGTCCGTTTCTTCCCAACTTCAAGTTTGTTGGTGGGATCCACTGCCGACCTGCCAAACCTTTACCAAAG GACATGGAAGAATTTGTCCAGAGTTCTGGAGACGCTGGCATTGTGGTCTTCACGTTGGGATCCATGATCAAGAACATCACAATATCAAAGGCGAACATGATCGCTTCAGCCCTCGCTCAGATTCCTCAGAAG GTAGTGTGGAGATACAGCGGTGAAAAACCAGAAACTTTGGGTTCCAACACCAAACTCTTTGACTGGATTCCTCAGAATGATCTATTGG GTCATCCAAAGACCAGAGCGTTCATCACCCACGGTGGCACCAACGGCATCTATGAGGCCATCTACCACGGCGTCCCTATGGTGGGCATCCCCATGTTCGGCGACCAGCCCGACAACATGAACCACATGAAGGCCAAAGGAGCCGCGGAGATCCTCAACCTGAACTTCATGACCACCGAGGAGCTCAGAGACACCATCAACACGGTGGTCACCGATAAATC CTACAAAGAAAACGCCATGCGGCTGTCCGGGATCCATCACGACAGACCCATGAGCGCTCGGGACGAGGCCGTCTTCTGGATCGAGTTCACCATGAGAAACAAAGGAGCCAAACATCTACGGGTCCACTCCCACCAGCTCACCTGGTACCAGTACCACAGCCTGGACGTGCTGGCCGCCTTCCTCTGCTTAgacctcctcctcgtcttcatgCTCATCAGGACCTGCAGGTTCTGTCTCAGGagatgctgcagcagcagagcagcaaaGACGAAGGCGGAGTGA
- the LOC112148014 gene encoding UDP-glucuronosyltransferase 2A1 isoform X1, producing the protein MELRLVLLLLCMTSSASGGNILVWYTEASHWINMKPLLETLVERGHNVTVLIPSSSMFMSSKEPSRFHYLPFNVSVSLEVLENFLQDFLHFTIYEMDYMNSFQIYQKFIHLLKFNIEMSLKLLDGVVKSQSIMKTLKEGNFDLLLSDPIYPGSDLVADILGLPVVFSLRFSLVNNWERYCGQLPAPPSFVPASMSKLTDKMDFSDRVWNFLFYALNDVVQEQYFWARIDKYYSEVRGTPTNACQMMGRADIWLMRTYWDFEFPRPFLPNFKFVGGIHCRPAKPLPKDMEEFVQSSGDAGIVVFTLGSMIKNITASKANMIASALAQIPQKVVWRYSGKKPETLGPNTKLFDWIPQNDLLGHPKTRAFITHGGTNGIYEAIYHGVPMVGIPMFGDQPDNMNHMKAKGAAEILNLNFMTTEELRDTINTVVTDKSYKENAMRLSGIHHDRPMSARDEAVFWIEFTMRNKGAKHLRVHSHQLTWYQYHSLDVLAAFLCLDLLLVFMLIRTCRFCLRRCCSSRAAKTKAE; encoded by the exons ATGGAGCTGCGTCTCGTCCTGCTGCTTCTCTGCATGACGTCCAGCGCTTCTGGAGGAAACATCTTGGTGTGGTACACTGAAGCCAGCCACTGGATAAACATGAAGCCGCTCCTGGAGACGCTGGTTGAGCGAGGACACAACGTGACCGTCCTGATCCCGAGCTCATCCATGTTCATGAGCAGCAAGGAGCCGTCACGCTTCCACTACCTACCGTTCAACGTCTCCGTTTCACTCGAGGTCTTGGAGAACTTCCTCCAGGACTTTCTACACTTCACCATTTACGAGATGGATTACATGAACTCCTTCCAGATCTACCAGAAGTTTATTCATCTTTTGAAGTTCAACATCGAGATGTCCCTCAAACTGTTAGACGGCGTGGTGAAATCACAGAGCATAATGAAGACGCTGAAGGAGGGAAACTTTGACCTTCTCCTGTCTGACCCCATCTATCCGGGCAGTGACTTGGTCGCTGACATTCTAGGACTTCCTGTGGTCTTTTCCTTACGTTTCAGTTTGGTCAATAACTGGGAAAGATACTGCGGCCAGCTTCCCGCTCCCCCCTCCTTCGTACCCGCCAGTATGAGCAAACTGACGGACAAGATGGACTTCTCCGACAGAGTGTGGAACTTCCTCTTCTATGCTTTGAATGATGTCGTCCAAGAACAATATTTCTGGGCCCGGATAGATAAATATTACTCTGAGGTCAGAG GAACCCCCACCAACGCCTGCCAGATGATGGGCAGAGCAGACATCTGGTTGATGAGAACATACTGGGACTTTGAGTTCCCTCGTCCGTTTCTCCCCAACTTCAAGTTTGTTGGTGGGATCCACTGCCGACCTGCCAAACCTTTACCAAAG GACATGGAAGAATTTGTCCAGAGTTCTGGAGACGCCGGCATTGTGGTCTTCACGTTGGGATCCATGATCAAGAACATCACGGCATCGAAGGCGAACATGATCGCTTCAGCCCTCGCTCAGATTCCTCAGAAG GTTGTGTGGAGATACAGCGGCAAGAAACCAGAAACTTTGGGTCCCAACACCAAACTCTTTGACTGGATTCCTCAGAATGATCTACTGG GTCATCCAAAGACCAGAGCGTTCATCACCCACGGTGGCACCAACGGCATCTATGAGGCCATCTACCACGGCGTCCCTATGGTGGGCATCCCCATGTTCGGCGACCAGCCCGACAACATGAACCACATGAAGGCCAAAGGAGCCGCGGAGATCCTCAACCTGAACTTCATGACCACCGAGGAGCTCAGAGACACCATCAACACGGTGGTCACCGATAAATC CTACAAAGAAAACGCCATGCGGCTGTCCGGGATCCATCACGACAGACCCATGAGCGCTCGGGACGAGGCCGTCTTCTGGATCGAGTTCACCATGAGAAACAAAGGAGCCAAACATCTACGGGTCCACTCCCACCAGCTCACCTGGTACCAGTACCACAGCCTGGACGTGCTGGCCGCCTTCCTCTGCTTAgacctcctcctcgtcttcatgCTCATCAGGACCTGCAGGTTCTGTCTCAGGagatgctgcagcagcagagcagcaaaGACGAAGGCGGAGTGA